In one Chlamydia sp. BM-2023 genomic region, the following are encoded:
- a CDS encoding NAD(P)H-dependent glycerol-3-phosphate dehydrogenase yields MKEKIAYLGMGIWGFCLASLLANKGYRVTGWARNPDLVRQLQTAQRHPLAPDVPIHPNLTFTNDMAEAIEGASMIVEGVSSAGIRPVSEQLKTITDLHVPFVITSKGIEQHTGLLLSEIVLEIFGNSAREYLGYLSGPSIAREVLKNCPCSVVISAYNPDTLKKIHNAFLTPKFRVYPNSDLKGVALGGALKNIIAIACGISDGFQFGDNAKSGLVTRGLHEIRKFATIMDCRPDTLNGLAGLGDLCTTCFSSLSRNTKFGKLIAQGLTLEQAKAEIGMVVEGAYTALSAYQIAKHHKIDMPITTGVYRVLYENLDIKEGVAGLLQRSTKEEYL; encoded by the coding sequence ATGAAAGAAAAAATCGCCTATTTAGGCATGGGCATTTGGGGGTTTTGTTTAGCCTCCCTATTAGCAAATAAAGGTTATCGTGTTACTGGGTGGGCTCGCAATCCTGATTTAGTACGTCAGTTACAAACAGCACAGCGCCATCCCCTAGCTCCTGATGTTCCTATTCATCCGAATTTGACATTCACAAATGACATGGCAGAAGCTATAGAAGGAGCTTCTATGATTGTCGAAGGTGTCTCCTCAGCAGGAATTCGCCCTGTATCTGAACAGCTAAAAACTATCACAGATTTACACGTGCCTTTTGTCATTACCTCAAAAGGGATCGAACAACACACAGGGTTACTCCTTAGCGAAATTGTTCTGGAAATTTTCGGAAATTCCGCCAGGGAATATCTCGGTTATCTCAGTGGGCCTTCCATAGCGCGTGAAGTACTAAAAAATTGCCCTTGTTCGGTGGTTATCAGCGCATATAATCCCGATACCTTAAAGAAAATACATAATGCATTTTTAACTCCTAAATTCCGTGTTTACCCCAATAGCGATCTTAAAGGTGTCGCCCTCGGAGGAGCCCTAAAAAATATCATAGCAATAGCCTGTGGTATTTCCGACGGATTTCAATTTGGAGATAATGCTAAATCAGGATTGGTAACTCGCGGCCTTCACGAAATTAGAAAGTTCGCAACTATTATGGATTGTCGCCCAGACACCCTTAATGGCTTGGCAGGCCTCGGGGACTTGTGTACAACGTGTTTTTCTTCTCTAAGTAGAAATACAAAATTTGGAAAATTGATAGCTCAAGGTCTCACCCTAGAACAAGCAAAAGCTGAAATCGGAATGGTCGTAGAAGGAGCCTACACAGCATTATCAGCATATCAAATTGCCAAACATCATAAAATCGATATGCCCATAACTACAGGAGTGTATCGTGTTCTCTATGAAAACCTCGATATTAAAGAGGGTGTTGCAGGACTTTTGCAACGAAGTACTAAAGAAGAATACCTCTAA
- a CDS encoding CT620/CT621 family type III secretion system effector: MNNSPVQRHQQFIQVTEGPAFAERRVSPAEVAADYTKINEVASHLKIMQDLLKEASSLGLSNEFVSSLKRDFLNTGSQLAVMQAIMTERDNKETRKQANKTFKEHIDRMTPQALTTAPELNPDANSIINKMPFQSAFAYILLDKYIPAQEEALYALGRELNLSGYAQTIFSPLLETIKTFNSAPIIYNLGSYISQTSGTANFKYGYQMILDRYEEERLQLRSDIQSAENARAMLKNITANVNGNTSLTEAQKKQLVDMVNRYDGELAFTLTQMSKLMLVLNSLVFIPGGSEYEPSYKIMGAEFSIISLQDLEHLVVDGEIDIQQGTTRGGLLNFFNTCLADVQNFGDLAQTHQLMLELQMQAMQQQWSIVAGSLKLMHNVYRTLASGFK, encoded by the coding sequence ATGAATAACTCTCCAGTACAGCGTCATCAACAGTTTATTCAGGTTACTGAAGGTCCTGCATTTGCGGAGCGTCGCGTATCTCCTGCTGAGGTTGCCGCAGATTATACAAAGATCAATGAGGTCGCTTCTCACCTAAAAATTATGCAAGATTTGCTAAAAGAAGCGAGTTCTTTAGGATTGAGTAACGAGTTTGTTTCTTCATTAAAAAGAGACTTCTTAAATACGGGATCTCAGTTAGCAGTAATGCAAGCTATCATGACAGAACGTGATAATAAAGAGACCCGCAAGCAAGCTAATAAGACTTTCAAAGAGCATATAGATAGAATGACACCTCAGGCATTGACAACGGCTCCTGAGCTTAATCCTGATGCAAATTCTATAATCAATAAGATGCCTTTTCAGTCTGCCTTTGCCTATATTCTTTTGGATAAATATATCCCCGCTCAAGAAGAAGCTTTATATGCTTTAGGAAGGGAGTTAAACCTTTCCGGATATGCTCAAACTATTTTTAGTCCTCTTTTAGAGACTATAAAAACGTTTAACTCTGCTCCTATTATTTATAATTTAGGGTCATATATTTCTCAGACATCAGGAACCGCGAATTTTAAATATGGCTATCAGATGATTCTTGATCGTTATGAGGAAGAGCGGTTGCAATTGCGTAGTGATATACAAAGTGCTGAAAATGCTAGGGCAATGTTAAAAAATATTACCGCGAATGTTAATGGAAACACCAGTCTTACCGAGGCTCAGAAAAAACAGCTTGTAGATATGGTAAACAGGTATGATGGTGAATTAGCGTTTACGTTGACTCAGATGAGCAAGCTCATGCTAGTTTTGAATTCTCTAGTTTTCATTCCTGGGGGTAGTGAATATGAGCCTTCATATAAGATTATGGGAGCAGAATTTTCCATTATTAGTCTTCAAGATTTAGAGCATCTTGTTGTAGATGGTGAGATTGATATTCAGCAGGGAACTACAAGAGGCGGATTATTAAATTTCTTTAATACTTGTCTTGCTGATGTGCAAAATTTTGGTGATTTAGCGCAAACGCACCAGTTGATGTTAGAGCTTCAGATGCAAGCTATGCAACAGCAATGGAGTATAGTTGCGGGCTCATTGAAATTGATGCATAACGTATATCGCACGTTGGCCAGCGGTTTTAAATAA
- a CDS encoding CT620/CT621 family type III secretion system effector produces MTIQPTYLTFSRNITSALLGNQIDTTTPVSNAVFLFQELDLKAKGLKHSLGLLQEVESQIAALPVAAELPEDLFLEGSPESRINIVATPPTADEIKEIITNPHLASAKRYIEGLEKNFEDWLKPVDQGGLFDPTPAEEALVKEYQTRLNTLKTVFTSGTPGDEQYNTLYALPRDFVAAIDKLEGKDAPPKSKVINFWQNMMVIYHSMATVLYPATDDINIQLSQIALNIEDANNIIGLIRQFASTFKDFCTPYWNLEPGAVSLATGFYDPIEASAARNYIMLGDLYRMLMSRYPTDVPDALPAQIKSGIDIFLNSLNNIQVAEQADGTHNPFYLNDFMGMLYCYEACATQYMKFMATSNDEYKRVLEQAKTYWQQRSNAKFNVAGSPFDTYINNPAAAYNRYVYLFADEGAASVRPVPNPLFFQRAVEVIAENVDPKPLTRNQFQTIITGVNKSIEAIQNQIDVWNVESTKLMSSKSNLDISKLNYFAAMNADKKQFVDTSPLQMVYSSLMLDKYLPNQQRVLEMLGEQMTFSNKAARFMNELITFITSFQNSDVYYSLAIYLRQMNLQELPDAIGKARNVFAKEEKRTTTDFKRCKRARDKIGELLPKIESDAELTSSQKRELRQKLRTYDLQLELLSRNLSYLYCFLDKVELKFVEKPNEVDEAFDLYVNNKKSTGFERILAFLESFVIEGGENGIVPGGEQQVLQGLESTQQDYTTFNQNQQLALQLETSAIQQEWTMVSAALALMNQIFAKITRRIK; encoded by the coding sequence GTGACGATACAGCCTACTTATCTTACTTTTAGCCGAAATATTACGTCAGCATTGCTTGGCAATCAAATAGATACGACAACGCCAGTGTCTAATGCTGTTTTTCTTTTTCAGGAATTAGATTTAAAAGCTAAGGGATTGAAACACTCTCTTGGTTTGTTGCAAGAGGTAGAGTCTCAGATAGCAGCGCTTCCTGTAGCTGCAGAATTACCAGAGGATCTTTTTTTAGAAGGTTCTCCGGAATCAAGAATTAATATAGTAGCTACTCCTCCTACGGCAGATGAGATTAAAGAAATAATAACAAATCCCCATCTAGCTTCTGCCAAGCGCTATATAGAAGGGTTGGAGAAGAATTTTGAAGATTGGCTGAAGCCTGTTGATCAAGGGGGACTTTTTGATCCTACGCCAGCAGAGGAAGCTCTTGTTAAAGAGTATCAGACAAGGCTTAATACTTTAAAAACAGTGTTTACTTCAGGAACTCCTGGGGATGAGCAATATAACACACTATATGCCTTACCCAGAGATTTTGTAGCCGCAATAGATAAATTAGAGGGTAAGGATGCCCCGCCAAAAAGTAAGGTTATTAATTTTTGGCAAAACATGATGGTCATTTATCACAGTATGGCTACTGTATTGTATCCTGCTACCGATGATATTAACATTCAACTTTCTCAGATCGCCTTAAATATAGAAGATGCCAATAACATCATTGGACTCATTCGTCAGTTCGCCAGTACTTTTAAAGACTTTTGTACTCCTTATTGGAATTTAGAACCCGGGGCTGTTTCCTTAGCAACAGGTTTTTATGATCCTATAGAAGCAAGTGCGGCAAGAAACTACATTATGCTTGGAGACCTCTATAGGATGCTTATGTCCAGGTATCCTACCGATGTTCCCGATGCTCTTCCTGCTCAAATTAAAAGTGGGATCGATATCTTCTTAAATTCTCTCAATAATATTCAGGTTGCTGAACAGGCTGATGGGACACACAACCCCTTTTATTTGAATGACTTTATGGGAATGCTGTATTGCTACGAAGCATGTGCGACACAGTACATGAAGTTTATGGCTACTAGTAACGATGAGTATAAAAGAGTTTTGGAGCAAGCAAAAACATACTGGCAGCAACGGTCAAATGCCAAGTTTAATGTTGCTGGATCTCCATTTGATACCTATATAAATAATCCTGCAGCTGCTTATAACAGATATGTTTATCTTTTTGCAGATGAGGGAGCGGCTTCTGTTCGACCTGTTCCTAATCCTCTATTTTTCCAACGCGCTGTCGAGGTTATAGCTGAAAATGTCGACCCAAAACCTTTGACCCGCAACCAATTTCAGACAATTATTACCGGGGTAAATAAAAGCATTGAAGCAATACAGAATCAAATTGATGTGTGGAATGTAGAATCTACAAAATTGATGTCTAGCAAATCTAATCTAGATATTTCTAAATTGAATTATTTTGCTGCTATGAATGCAGATAAGAAGCAGTTCGTAGACACTTCACCTTTGCAGATGGTCTACTCTTCTTTGATGTTGGACAAGTATTTACCTAATCAGCAGCGAGTTTTAGAGATGTTAGGGGAGCAGATGACCTTCTCTAACAAGGCTGCTAGGTTTATGAATGAATTGATTACTTTTATTACCAGCTTCCAAAATTCCGACGTTTATTATTCTTTAGCGATATATCTACGCCAGATGAATCTTCAAGAGCTTCCTGATGCTATTGGGAAGGCAAGAAATGTTTTCGCTAAGGAAGAAAAACGAACTACTACAGATTTTAAGCGTTGTAAAAGAGCTAGGGATAAAATCGGAGAGCTGTTGCCTAAGATTGAGAGTGACGCTGAGCTTACATCTTCTCAGAAACGCGAACTTCGCCAAAAGCTTCGGACATACGATTTGCAGCTTGAGCTGTTAAGTCGTAACCTATCCTACCTATATTGCTTTTTAGACAAAGTAGAACTCAAATTTGTAGAAAAGCCTAATGAGGTGGATGAGGCTTTTGATCTCTATGTAAATAATAAAAAATCCACGGGATTTGAGCGTATTTTAGCCTTCCTTGAAAGTTTTGTGATTGAGGGTGGTGAAAACGGTATTGTTCCTGGTGGTGAGCAGCAGGTTTTACAAGGTTTAGAGTCTACACAACAGGATTATACAACTTTTAACCAAAACCAGCAGTTGGCTTTACAGTTAGAGACTTCAGCGATTCAACAAGAATGGACGATGGTTAGTGCTGCGTTAGCATTAATGAATCAGATATTTGCGAAAATAACACGTAGGATTAAGTAA
- a CDS encoding phosphoenolpyruvate carboxykinase (GTP), with the protein MISAWENEIQHEGLKKWIQEVAELVTPKDVRICDGSDREYAELCSMMKDSGVFIPLNPDLHPNCFLVRSSPDDVARVEQFTFICTSNKEEAGPTNNWRDPQEMRKELQGLFRGCMQGRTLYVVPFCMGPLNSPFSLVGVEITDSPYVVCSMKIMTRMGAEVLKFLGTSKDFHKCLHSVGYPLSPGQKDVPWPCNPEHMRIVHFQDDSSVMSFGSGYGGNALLGKKCVALRLASYIARQHGWLAEHMLIIGVTNPQGEKKYFTASFPSACGKTNLAMLMPKIPGWKIECVGDDIAWIRPGPDGRLYAVNPEFGFFGVAPGTSATTNPNALATCKSNSLFTNVALTPNGDVWWEGLTSQPPEGLIDWHGNPWKPGGKPAAHPNSRFTTPVKQCPVLDPQWNSPEGVPIEAIIFGGRRSDTIPLVYEALSWEHGVTIGASMSSAITAAIVGDQGKLRHDPFAMLPFCGYNMAYYFDHWLSFAQNANLKLPRIYGVNWFRKDKDGNFMWPGFSDNLRVLEWIFKRTNGDESIAKKTPIGYLPVESALNLEGLNLSSQTIQDLLSVDGPGWLKEIAGIREYFEIFGSHFPQVITDELLRMENELK; encoded by the coding sequence ATGATCAGTGCGTGGGAAAATGAGATTCAGCATGAAGGATTAAAGAAGTGGATCCAAGAGGTCGCCGAATTAGTAACTCCTAAGGATGTTCGTATATGTGATGGTTCTGATCGTGAGTATGCAGAACTTTGTAGCATGATGAAAGATTCCGGAGTTTTCATTCCTTTGAATCCTGATTTACATCCTAATTGTTTTTTAGTTCGTTCGTCTCCTGACGATGTTGCTCGTGTTGAACAATTTACTTTTATTTGCACTTCGAACAAAGAGGAGGCCGGCCCTACAAATAACTGGCGAGATCCTCAAGAGATGCGTAAAGAGCTGCAAGGCCTGTTTAGAGGCTGCATGCAGGGAAGAACTCTTTATGTAGTTCCTTTTTGCATGGGGCCTTTAAACTCTCCTTTTTCACTTGTTGGTGTTGAAATTACAGATTCTCCCTATGTTGTTTGTTCTATGAAGATCATGACACGTATGGGAGCTGAGGTATTAAAGTTTCTAGGGACTTCTAAGGATTTTCACAAGTGTTTGCATAGTGTGGGTTATCCTTTATCTCCTGGTCAGAAAGATGTCCCTTGGCCTTGTAATCCTGAGCATATGCGTATAGTGCATTTCCAAGATGATAGCAGTGTAATGTCTTTTGGAAGTGGCTATGGAGGCAATGCCTTACTTGGGAAGAAGTGTGTTGCTTTACGTTTAGCTTCTTATATAGCGCGTCAACATGGCTGGCTTGCTGAGCATATGTTAATAATTGGCGTTACCAATCCTCAGGGAGAGAAGAAGTATTTTACGGCTTCATTCCCTAGTGCTTGTGGTAAGACAAATTTAGCTATGTTAATGCCGAAGATTCCTGGTTGGAAAATCGAGTGTGTTGGCGATGATATTGCTTGGATACGTCCTGGTCCTGATGGGCGATTGTATGCTGTAAATCCTGAATTTGGATTTTTTGGTGTTGCTCCGGGAACATCGGCAACTACCAACCCCAATGCTTTGGCGACATGTAAGTCGAATTCCTTATTTACTAACGTTGCCTTAACTCCGAATGGGGATGTTTGGTGGGAGGGTTTAACTAGTCAACCTCCTGAAGGTCTTATAGATTGGCATGGGAATCCTTGGAAGCCTGGAGGAAAGCCCGCAGCGCATCCGAATTCTCGATTTACAACACCTGTAAAGCAATGCCCAGTTTTAGATCCTCAATGGAATAGCCCTGAAGGAGTTCCTATAGAAGCGATCATTTTTGGTGGTCGTCGTTCGGATACTATTCCTTTAGTTTATGAGGCTTTAAGTTGGGAACATGGCGTGACGATAGGTGCTAGTATGTCGTCGGCTATTACAGCTGCTATCGTTGGGGATCAGGGTAAATTACGTCATGATCCTTTTGCTATGTTACCGTTTTGCGGTTACAACATGGCATATTATTTTGATCATTGGCTATCTTTCGCTCAGAATGCCAATTTAAAATTGCCAAGAATTTACGGGGTTAACTGGTTCCGTAAGGATAAGGACGGCAATTTCATGTGGCCAGGATTTAGCGATAATCTCCGTGTTTTAGAATGGATTTTCAAAAGAACAAATGGGGATGAGTCAATAGCTAAGAAAACCCCAATAGGTTACTTGCCTGTAGAGTCTGCTTTGAATTTAGAGGGTTTAAACCTATCTTCACAAACTATTCAGGATCTGCTTTCTGTGGATGGTCCTGGGTGGCTTAAAGAGATCGCGGGTATTCGTGAGTATTTTGAAATATTTGGATCTCATTTTCCTCAGGTAATCACTGATGAATTATTAAGAATGGAAAATGAATTAAAATAA
- a CDS encoding rod shape-determining protein codes for MSPHRSLFKIKHLSNRLYNKTLGRFDKVFNFFSGNVGIDLGTANTLVYVRGRGIVLSEPSVVAVDAQTHTVLAVGHKAKAMLGKTPRKIMAVRPMKDGVIADFEIAEGMLKALIKRVTPSRSMFRPRILIAVPSGITGVEKRAVEDSALHAGAQEVILIEEPMAAAIGVDLPVHEPAASMIIDIGGGTTEIAIISLGGIVESRSLRIAGDEFDECIINYMRRTYNLMIGPRTAEEIKITIGSAYPLGDQELEMEVRGRDQVAGLPITKRINSVEIRECLAEPIQQIIECVRLTLEKCPPELSADLVERGMVLAGGGALIKGLDKALSKNTGLSVITAPHPLLAVCLGTGKALEHLDQFKKRKGNMV; via the coding sequence ATGAGCCCACATAGAAGCTTATTTAAAATAAAACATCTTTCCAATCGATTATATAACAAAACTTTAGGTCGTTTTGATAAAGTTTTCAACTTTTTTTCTGGTAATGTTGGTATCGATTTAGGAACTGCGAATACTTTAGTGTATGTTCGTGGACGGGGTATTGTGCTTAGTGAGCCTTCTGTTGTAGCTGTTGATGCTCAGACGCACACTGTCCTTGCTGTTGGTCATAAAGCTAAAGCCATGTTAGGCAAAACTCCCCGTAAGATTATGGCTGTTCGTCCTATGAAGGATGGGGTAATCGCGGATTTTGAAATTGCTGAGGGAATGTTAAAAGCGTTGATTAAACGTGTTACTCCTTCACGCAGTATGTTTCGCCCGAGAATTTTAATAGCGGTACCTTCAGGGATTACTGGTGTGGAAAAGCGAGCCGTTGAGGATTCTGCTTTGCACGCAGGAGCTCAAGAGGTAATTTTGATAGAAGAGCCGATGGCTGCAGCTATTGGTGTGGATCTTCCTGTTCATGAGCCTGCTGCCAGTATGATTATTGATATTGGTGGTGGAACTACCGAGATTGCAATTATTTCCCTAGGGGGAATTGTAGAATCTCGTTCTTTACGTATTGCTGGTGATGAGTTTGACGAGTGTATCATTAATTATATGCGTCGTACTTACAATCTTATGATTGGCCCGCGTACTGCCGAAGAAATTAAAATTACTATTGGTTCAGCATATCCTTTAGGTGATCAGGAACTTGAAATGGAAGTTCGTGGTCGCGATCAAGTTGCGGGATTGCCAATAACCAAGAGGATTAACTCTGTTGAAATTCGTGAATGTTTAGCAGAGCCTATCCAACAAATTATTGAGTGCGTGCGTTTAACTTTAGAGAAATGCCCTCCCGAGCTTTCTGCGGATTTAGTTGAGCGTGGTATGGTATTAGCTGGTGGCGGGGCTTTGATTAAGGGTCTTGACAAGGCTTTGAGTAAAAATACAGGGCTGTCGGTGATTACTGCGCCTCATCCTTTACTTGCTGTTTGCCTAGGGACAGGGAAAGCTTTAGAACACCTAGATCAATTTAAGAAACGCAAAGGAAATATGGTATGA
- a CDS encoding DEAD/DEAH box helicase gives MLNFRKLRRDFTANILQDGKELFDQGAVINAKILSMNGESVCIGAQIRGLYDNVYECEIEVDRSESDTVDSNCDCSYNYDCQHIVALLFYLEQYFNEMVVAYSQEANLDTNEEINEEVKKELQETFVVAATREEERKDREHQKEILSEYIHAANALSANPFFLPKEYLDKNAAELAVLFVSANDEVFQPNQHVEFQLVLRLPGRSKPFYISNIKTFLEGVLYQEPIILSGRRFFFTMQSFNASDRKLIDLLIRYVRYANQASEEKLLKSAYLTLTSLGVILAKMYEHQMADRGGGQSGEKESFSGMFCGNLEEPLYWSVSPAKMKFNLDFFDTPYKAVLITPLILVDDDELQPEQAILLESNVPGIIHHNVYHHFAPQIRRAHLRSFSRLRDITIPEALFGSFRENALPVFKEYADIANVEVLNSFVTLPYVEEVRGVCNMSYLDGELEAKLYFIYDSITIPAASMSLKYQDLRSFIRDDGILARNLVEERKIIEEVFSGFIYDERDGAFHVKSEKKIVEFMTETIPNNQHRITFNCPETLSDQFIYDETIFDLSFKESDEINSYEAELKVHGLLKGISLDLLWDCISAKKRFLELPKKGRHVKTARRGRGSSSKLPCILVLDLEKISPVVQIFNEIGFKVLDDFVEKCPLWSLTGISSEIFKDLPVNFTMTDKLSEIQKQIRGEVAFDFQAIPEQIQATLRSYQTEGIHWLERLRKMHLNGILADDMGLGKTLQAIIAITQSRLEKGTGCSLIVCPTSLVYNWKEEFRKFNPDFKTMIVDGVPSHRRRQLASLSEYDVAITSYNLLQKDIDIYKDFVFDYVVLDEAHHIKNRTTRNAKSVKMIRSGHRLILTGTPIENSLEELWSLFDFLMPGLLSSYDRFVGKYIRTGNYMGNKADNMVALKKKVAPFILRRMKEDVLEDLPPVSEILYHCHLTESQKELYHSYAASAKKELSRLVKQEGFDRIHIHVLATLTRLKQICCHPAIFAKDVPEPGDSAKYDMLMDLLSSLVESGHKTVLFSQYTKMLSIIRKDLEVRGVRFVYLDGSTKNRLEIVNQFNEDPGLLVFLISLKAGGTGLNLVGADTVIHYDMWWNPAVENQATDRVHRIGQSRSVSSYKLVTLNTIEEKILSLQNRKKSLVKKVINSDDEVVSKLTWEEVLELLQI, from the coding sequence ATGCTCAATTTTCGCAAATTACGAAGGGATTTTACAGCTAACATTTTGCAAGATGGCAAGGAACTTTTTGACCAGGGAGCTGTGATTAATGCGAAAATCCTCTCAATGAATGGGGAATCGGTGTGTATAGGAGCACAGATTCGGGGACTATATGACAACGTATATGAATGTGAAATAGAAGTTGATCGTTCAGAGTCTGACACTGTAGATTCCAACTGTGACTGTTCTTACAACTATGATTGCCAGCATATCGTTGCTTTGCTGTTTTATTTGGAGCAGTATTTTAATGAAATGGTCGTGGCTTATTCTCAAGAAGCCAATTTAGATACTAATGAGGAAATAAACGAAGAAGTTAAAAAAGAACTTCAGGAAACTTTTGTTGTTGCGGCAACAAGAGAAGAAGAAAGAAAGGATCGTGAGCATCAAAAAGAGATTCTGAGTGAGTACATCCATGCGGCAAATGCTTTAAGTGCTAATCCATTTTTCCTTCCTAAGGAATATTTGGATAAAAATGCTGCTGAACTTGCTGTTTTGTTTGTTTCTGCTAATGATGAGGTATTCCAACCGAATCAGCATGTCGAATTTCAATTAGTTTTACGTCTTCCCGGTCGCTCTAAACCTTTTTATATTTCCAATATTAAAACTTTCCTTGAAGGGGTTTTGTATCAAGAGCCGATTATCCTTAGTGGACGTCGTTTCTTCTTTACGATGCAATCTTTCAATGCTTCCGATCGCAAATTAATAGATTTGTTAATTCGCTATGTTCGTTATGCAAATCAGGCTTCGGAAGAGAAGTTATTAAAATCTGCCTATCTTACGTTAACATCTTTAGGTGTGATTTTAGCAAAAATGTACGAGCACCAGATGGCTGATCGTGGAGGAGGGCAATCTGGAGAAAAAGAAAGTTTTTCAGGAATGTTCTGTGGGAACCTTGAGGAGCCTTTATATTGGTCGGTATCTCCTGCTAAAATGAAGTTCAATTTAGATTTCTTTGATACTCCTTACAAGGCAGTGTTAATTACTCCTTTGATTCTTGTAGATGATGATGAGCTTCAACCGGAACAAGCTATTCTTTTAGAGTCTAATGTTCCTGGTATTATTCATCATAATGTTTACCATCACTTTGCTCCTCAAATTCGACGTGCCCATTTACGTTCGTTTTCGAGATTACGCGACATTACTATTCCTGAAGCTCTATTTGGTTCTTTTAGAGAAAATGCTCTTCCAGTTTTTAAAGAGTATGCAGATATTGCTAATGTTGAAGTTTTAAACTCATTTGTCACTCTTCCTTATGTTGAGGAGGTGCGTGGTGTTTGTAACATGAGCTATTTAGATGGGGAGTTAGAGGCAAAATTATACTTTATCTATGACTCTATTACGATTCCTGCGGCTTCCATGTCCTTAAAGTATCAAGATCTCCGTTCATTTATCCGTGACGATGGTATTTTGGCGAGGAATCTTGTTGAAGAGCGTAAGATCATAGAAGAAGTCTTTTCTGGTTTTATTTATGACGAGCGTGACGGAGCTTTTCATGTAAAGAGTGAAAAGAAGATTGTTGAGTTCATGACAGAAACCATTCCTAACAATCAGCATAGGATAACATTTAACTGTCCTGAAACGCTTTCAGATCAATTTATCTATGATGAAACAATTTTTGATCTGTCCTTTAAAGAGAGTGATGAGATTAATTCTTACGAAGCAGAACTTAAGGTTCATGGTCTGCTGAAGGGAATCAGTTTAGATTTACTCTGGGATTGTATTAGCGCGAAGAAGCGTTTCCTGGAGCTTCCCAAGAAAGGGCGTCATGTTAAAACTGCTCGCCGAGGTAGAGGGAGTTCTTCTAAGCTTCCTTGTATTTTAGTGTTAGATTTAGAAAAGATTTCTCCTGTTGTTCAGATTTTTAATGAAATCGGTTTTAAAGTTTTGGATGACTTTGTAGAGAAGTGTCCTTTATGGAGTTTGACAGGGATTTCTTCGGAAATTTTCAAAGATTTGCCAGTAAACTTTACAATGACTGACAAATTATCTGAGATCCAAAAACAAATTCGTGGAGAGGTTGCTTTTGACTTCCAAGCGATTCCTGAGCAGATACAAGCTACATTGCGTAGTTATCAAACAGAAGGAATTCATTGGTTAGAGCGTCTTAGAAAAATGCATCTCAATGGTATTTTAGCTGATGATATGGGTCTTGGAAAGACCTTACAGGCTATTATTGCTATTACCCAAAGTAGATTAGAAAAAGGGACGGGCTGCTCATTGATTGTTTGTCCAACTTCTTTGGTATATAACTGGAAAGAAGAATTCCGTAAGTTTAATCCAGACTTTAAAACTATGATAGTTGACGGAGTTCCTTCCCATAGACGCAGACAACTTGCTTCTTTATCCGAATATGATGTGGCGATTACTTCCTATAATTTGCTACAGAAGGACATCGATATTTATAAGGATTTTGTCTTTGACTATGTAGTTTTAGATGAAGCTCATCATATTAAGAATCGCACGACGCGTAATGCAAAGTCTGTGAAGATGATTCGTTCGGGTCATCGCTTAATCTTAACAGGAACTCCGATAGAAAACTCTTTAGAAGAGCTGTGGAGCTTGTTTGACTTTTTAATGCCTGGCTTATTAAGCAGTTACGATCGCTTTGTAGGCAAGTACATTCGTACGGGCAACTATATGGGCAATAAAGCTGACAATATGGTTGCTTTAAAGAAGAAGGTAGCTCCTTTTATTCTTCGCCGTATGAAAGAAGATGTTTTGGAAGATTTGCCTCCTGTTTCGGAAATTTTGTATCACTGTCATCTTACAGAGTCTCAAAAAGAGCTCTATCATTCTTATGCTGCTTCGGCGAAGAAAGAGCTTTCTCGTTTGGTAAAACAAGAAGGATTTGACCGTATACATATTCATGTTCTTGCAACGCTTACGCGTTTAAAACAAATTTGCTGCCACCCGGCTATTTTTGCTAAGGATGTTCCTGAGCCGGGGGATTCTGCAAAGTACGATATGCTTATGGATCTTCTTTCTTCTCTTGTTGAATCAGGACACAAGACGGTTCTTTTCAGTCAGTATACGAAGATGTTGAGCATCATTAGAAAAGACTTAGAAGTTCGTGGTGTACGTTTTGTTTATTTAGATGGTTCCACCAAGAACAGATTGGAAATTGTGAACCAATTTAATGAGGATCCAGGTTTATTAGTCTTCTTGATTTCTTTAAAAGCTGGTGGAACGGGCTTGAACCTTGTTGGTGCTGATACTGTGATTCACTATGATATGTGGTGGAACCCTGCTGTAGAAAATCAGGCTACAGATCGTGTGCATCGCATAGGTCAAAGTCGCTCGGTCTCTTCGTATAAGTTAGTTACGTTAAATACGATTGAGGAAAAAATACTATCTCTCCAAAACAGGAAAAAGAGCCTTGTAAAGAAAGTGATCAACTCTGATGATGAAGTCGTTTCCAAGTTAACTTGGGAAGAAGTACTAGAATTGCTACAGATATGA